In Pseudomonas oryzicola, one DNA window encodes the following:
- a CDS encoding DMT family transporter, which translates to MNAYTYLAIAICAEVIATASMKAVKGLSTPLPLLLMVIGYAIAFWMLTLVVRSIPVGIAYAIWSGLGIVLISVAALVIYGQKLDVPAMLGMAMIVGGVVVIQLFSKTAGH; encoded by the coding sequence ATGAATGCCTACACCTACCTCGCCATCGCCATTTGTGCCGAAGTCATCGCCACCGCCTCGATGAAAGCGGTGAAAGGCCTGAGCACGCCGCTGCCGCTGTTGCTGATGGTGATTGGCTACGCCATCGCTTTCTGGATGCTGACTTTGGTAGTACGCAGTATTCCAGTGGGGATCGCCTATGCCATCTGGTCTGGGTTGGGTATCGTGCTGATCAGTGTGGCGGCGCTGGTGATCTATGGGCAGAAGCTGGATGTGCCGGCGATGCTGGGCATGGCGATGATCGTGGGTGGAGTGGTGGTGATTCAGTTGTTTTCGAAGACGGCCGGGCATTGA